From the Chitinophaga lutea genome, one window contains:
- a CDS encoding terminase small subunit codes for MALKPQQKKFAKHYVQNGDHIESYLKVFPKADRKLAASSGKRWLKHAAIAAEIERLQQPPIVIPAPDPENTANTITLTPLEPQQKRFCEEYIIDLNATAAAIRAGYSENSAGSQASDLLKKANIQHFVRQLMGAREQRTEIKADRVLEEIAYIAFARVTDFVKVEAVEEDPTGPIGFNAPEEDDEPQPKRKDSKTTYKIVDVFPTDGIAPEKMAAVASIKQGRNGIEIKLHDKTKCLELLGRHLAMWNDKLQVSTDDELKNLFKTVMGGE; via the coding sequence ATGGCATTAAAGCCACAACAGAAGAAATTCGCCAAACATTACGTGCAGAACGGCGACCACATTGAATCTTACCTAAAAGTTTTTCCGAAGGCAGACCGCAAATTAGCGGCCTCAAGCGGCAAAAGGTGGTTGAAACATGCCGCCATTGCTGCGGAAATTGAGCGCCTTCAGCAACCGCCAATAGTTATCCCCGCACCAGACCCAGAAAATACCGCAAACACCATCACTTTAACCCCTTTGGAGCCACAGCAAAAGCGGTTTTGTGAGGAATACATAATTGACCTAAACGCAACAGCAGCGGCCATTCGGGCGGGATACAGTGAGAATAGCGCAGGCTCCCAAGCGTCCGACCTCCTGAAAAAAGCCAATATTCAACACTTTGTCCGCCAGCTGATGGGCGCCAGGGAACAGCGCACCGAGATCAAAGCTGACCGGGTACTGGAAGAGATCGCCTATATCGCCTTTGCACGTGTTACGGACTTCGTAAAGGTGGAGGCCGTAGAGGAAGACCCCACCGGCCCCATTGGATTCAATGCGCCAGAGGAAGACGATGAGCCACAGCCCAAAAGGAAGGACAGCAAAACCACGTACAAGATCGTTGACGTGTTCCCTACAGATGGCATTGCCCCAGAGAAGATGGCAGCCGTGGCCAGCATCAAGCAGGGGAGGAACGGAATAGAAATAAAACTACATGACAAGACCAAGTGTCTGGAGTTGCTGGGCAGGCACTTGGCCATGTGGAACGACAAACTGCAGGTCAGCACCGACGACGAATTGAAGAACCTGTTTAAAACGGTAATGGGTGGCGAGTAA